A window of Paremcibacter congregatus contains these coding sequences:
- the scpA gene encoding methylmalonyl-CoA mutase, whose product MTDGKRKSISDWQNLVTKELRGRPLEDLTWATPEGIDVKPLYTAEDVADIPHIDNLPGFFPFTRGVKGSMYAGRPWTVRQYAGFSTAEASNAFYRRNLAAGQKGLSVAFDLATHRGYDSDHPRVQGDVGKAGVAIDSVEDMKILFDQIPLDQMSVSMTMNGAVIPCLAFYIVAAEEQGVSRDKLSGTIQNDILKEFMVRNTYIYPPAPSMRIIGDIIEFTSKEMPKFNSISISGYHMQEAGATQLQELAFTLADGMEYVRTAMAKGLDIDAFAPRLSFFFAIGMNFFMEVAKLRAARTIWAQIMENFGAKDPKSMMLRTHCQTSGVSLTEKDPYNNVIRTTVEAMAATLGGTQSLHTNALDEAIALPTDFSARIARNTQIVLQEETGICNVVDPLGGSYYVESLTNDLVQEAWKLIHEVEELGGMTKAVESGMPKLRIEEAAALKQARIDRGDEVVVGVNKYRLEREDPIDILDVDNDAVRESQIARLKKMKASRDEAKCQAALTALTDAAKGGDNLLEKAVEAARARASLGEISDAMEKIFNRHRAEVKSISGVYGSAYQGDAGFAKIQKDIEDFAEKQGRRPRMLVVKMGQDGHDRGAKVIATAFADIGFDVDVGPLFQTPAEAAREAIENDVHIIGVSSLAAGHKTLIPQLIAELESQDADDIIVVCGGVIPAQDYDFLHDAGVAAIFGPGTNIPEAAARVLEVLNKRG is encoded by the coding sequence ATGACGGATGGTAAGCGGAAAAGCATTTCGGATTGGCAAAATCTGGTGACGAAGGAGCTGCGCGGCAGACCTCTTGAAGACCTGACCTGGGCGACGCCGGAAGGCATTGATGTCAAGCCGCTCTATACCGCCGAAGATGTCGCAGACATTCCCCATATCGATAATCTGCCGGGCTTTTTCCCCTTCACCCGCGGCGTCAAGGGCAGCATGTATGCCGGGCGGCCCTGGACCGTGCGGCAATATGCCGGGTTCTCCACCGCCGAGGCCTCGAACGCCTTTTACCGCCGCAATCTCGCCGCCGGACAAAAAGGGCTCTCCGTCGCCTTTGATCTTGCGACCCACCGGGGCTATGACAGTGACCATCCCCGGGTTCAGGGCGATGTCGGCAAGGCCGGGGTGGCGATCGACAGTGTCGAGGATATGAAGATCCTGTTCGACCAGATCCCCCTTGACCAGATGTCGGTCAGCATGACCATGAACGGCGCCGTGATCCCCTGTCTTGCGTTCTATATCGTCGCCGCCGAGGAGCAGGGCGTGAGCCGCGACAAGCTGTCGGGCACGATCCAGAATGATATTCTGAAAGAATTCATGGTGCGCAACACCTATATCTATCCGCCCGCACCAAGCATGCGGATTATCGGTGACATCATCGAATTTACCTCGAAAGAAATGCCGAAATTCAATTCGATTTCCATTTCCGGCTATCATATGCAGGAAGCGGGCGCGACCCAGTTGCAGGAACTGGCCTTCACCCTGGCCGACGGCATGGAATATGTTCGCACCGCCATGGCCAAAGGTCTTGATATCGACGCCTTCGCGCCGCGGCTGAGCTTTTTCTTCGCCATTGGGATGAATTTCTTTATGGAGGTTGCCAAGCTGCGCGCCGCCCGCACCATCTGGGCCCAGATTATGGAGAATTTCGGTGCCAAGGACCCGAAGAGCATGATGCTGCGCACCCATTGCCAGACCTCCGGCGTGTCATTGACCGAAAAAGACCCTTATAATAATGTGATCCGTACCACGGTCGAGGCCATGGCGGCGACCCTCGGGGGCACCCAGTCGCTGCATACCAACGCGCTGGATGAAGCGATTGCCCTGCCGACGGATTTCTCGGCCCGCATTGCCCGCAACACCCAGATCGTGCTGCAGGAAGAAACCGGTATCTGCAATGTGGTTGATCCGCTCGGCGGGTCCTATTATGTGGAAAGCCTGACCAATGATCTGGTGCAGGAAGCCTGGAAACTAATCCATGAGGTGGAAGAACTCGGTGGCATGACCAAGGCGGTCGAGAGCGGCATGCCGAAACTGCGCATTGAGGAAGCCGCCGCCCTGAAACAGGCCCGTATCGACCGGGGCGACGAAGTGGTGGTCGGGGTCAATAAATACCGGCTGGAGAGAGAAGACCCGATCGATATTCTCGATGTGGATAATGATGCAGTGCGGGAGTCCCAGATCGCCCGCCTGAAGAAGATGAAAGCCAGCCGAGACGAAGCCAAATGTCAGGCGGCGCTCACCGCCTTGACAGACGCGGCCAAAGGCGGTGATAATCTACTGGAGAAAGCCGTGGAAGCGGCCCGCGCCCGCGCCAGCCTTGGAGAGATTTCAGACGCCATGGAAAAAATATTCAACCGCCACCGGGCCGAAGTGAAAAGCATTTCCGGCGTATATGGCTCTGCCTATCAGGGCGATGCGGGCTTCGCCAAGATTCAGAAAGACATCGAAGACTTTGCTGAAAAGCAGGGCCGCCGGCCGCGGATGCTGGTGGTAAAGATGGGCCAGGATGGCCATGACCGGGGCGCGAAAGTGATCGCCACCGCCTTTGCCGATATCGGCTTTGATGTGGATGTGGGGCCTTTGTTCCAGACCCCGGCGGAAGCGGCGCGGGAAGCCATCGAAAACGATGTGCATATCATCGGTGTCTCGTCGCTGGCGGCAGGGCATAAGACCCTGATCCCGCAATTGATCGCCGAGCTGGAATCCCAGGACGCGGATGACATTATCGTGGTTTGCGGCGGGGTGATTCCGGCGCAGGATTATGATTTCCTTCACGACGCCGGTGTCGCCGCCATCTTTGGCCCGGGTACCAACATCCCCGAAGCCGCCGCCCGGGTGCTGGAAGTGCTGAATAAGCGGGGGTAA
- a CDS encoding cupin has protein sequence MKIIRSKDYTADTAWGALDIAEMNGITTRLHWTDQPYIWHVNDGEEVFVVLDGAVDMHYKQAGDIQIVRLGAGDIFHATIGTEHVAHPVGEARLLVIEAAGSV, from the coding sequence ATGAAAATTATCCGATCAAAAGATTATACGGCGGACACGGCCTGGGGCGCTCTGGATATCGCTGAAATGAACGGCATCACCACCCGCCTGCATTGGACGGACCAGCCTTACATCTGGCATGTCAATGATGGGGAAGAGGTGTTTGTTGTGTTGGATGGCGCGGTCGACATGCATTATAAACAAGCCGGTGACATTCAAATTGTCCGGTTGGGGGCCGGAGATATTTTCCATGCCACCATCGGCACCGAACATGTGGCTCACCCTGTCGGGGAAGCGCGCCTTCTGGTTATTGAGGCCGCTGGCAGCGTTTAA
- a CDS encoding class I SAM-dependent methyltransferase, whose product MTEPELRARLQKTPKNAVLHHNLGSLLYQNGDLSGALGSFLTALILKPKNLAFAKNTLHVLGQTSGYQLPDGILHILARWAEHDEINVQDLSMVVHNQYSAAPLLGTLLNVLDASEQDRETILASDHFDAFFQDALLLAVMTRAIVITPLLETVLTRLRRHVLEQSIEKGLSDHAMATRVDFLAALANQCFNTEYAYAVTAEEMALVDQLVQTAVEGPLKWAVLGAYRPLHEVLQSAPSYNKNQSPPIKFLLKRQWFDSHDEAGLRNQISSLTTVSDETSKKVQQQYERYPYPRWINTSKSSAQSFDKFLQSRFPDQAPYARAKGPIDLLIPGCGTGLQICRLASGIAPARITALDISYTSLAYAKRAVAENGFRKHKICYYHADILALDAPNLESDYIDCTGVLHHLGAPEQGLAILTRLLRPGGYMRLALYSERGRQDVIKARDYIAAEGFPDSAEGVRDFRQAVLSLPPDHPVAKVAQNQDFYSISGLHDLVFNVNENRYTPQQLKLMLERAGLIFLGFDHMDPALSGRYATAYPGDKLQRDLGNWDRFDQDNPDSFGFMYHFWCRKPVS is encoded by the coding sequence ATGACCGAACCAGAGCTCAGGGCACGGCTCCAGAAAACACCAAAGAACGCGGTGCTGCACCATAATCTGGGCAGTCTGCTCTATCAGAATGGAGACCTGAGTGGGGCGTTGGGGTCTTTCCTCACGGCGTTGATTCTGAAGCCGAAAAACCTGGCTTTTGCCAAAAATACTCTCCACGTTCTGGGGCAAACCAGCGGTTACCAATTGCCTGATGGTATTCTGCATATTTTGGCGCGCTGGGCGGAGCATGATGAGATCAATGTTCAGGATCTGAGCATGGTGGTTCATAATCAATATAGCGCGGCGCCACTGCTTGGTACTCTGCTCAATGTGCTTGATGCATCCGAACAGGACCGGGAGACGATTCTCGCCAGTGATCACTTCGACGCTTTTTTTCAGGATGCCTTGTTGCTGGCGGTCATGACAAGGGCGATTGTCATAACCCCTCTGCTGGAGACAGTTTTGACCCGTTTACGCCGACATGTGCTCGAGCAGAGTATAGAGAAGGGGTTATCTGATCATGCCATGGCCACGCGGGTAGATTTTCTTGCGGCGCTCGCCAATCAATGTTTCAATACAGAATATGCCTATGCGGTGACGGCGGAAGAAATGGCTCTGGTGGATCAGTTGGTGCAAACCGCAGTTGAAGGTCCGCTTAAATGGGCCGTGCTCGGGGCGTATCGTCCCCTGCATGAAGTCTTGCAATCCGCGCCCAGCTATAACAAAAATCAATCCCCGCCGATAAAATTTCTCCTTAAACGCCAATGGTTTGATTCTCATGATGAGGCCGGTTTGCGCAATCAGATTTCCTCTCTGACCACCGTATCGGATGAAACATCGAAGAAAGTACAGCAGCAATATGAGCGTTATCCCTATCCCCGTTGGATCAATACATCTAAGTCCAGCGCTCAATCTTTTGATAAATTCCTTCAAAGCCGGTTTCCTGATCAGGCGCCCTATGCCCGCGCCAAGGGGCCCATAGACCTGCTTATCCCCGGCTGTGGAACCGGGCTGCAGATATGTCGTCTGGCCTCGGGTATTGCGCCCGCCAGGATCACAGCCCTTGATATTAGTTACACCAGTCTCGCTTATGCCAAACGGGCGGTGGCGGAAAATGGTTTTCGCAAACATAAAATTTGCTATTATCATGCCGATATTCTGGCGCTTGATGCGCCGAACCTAGAGAGCGATTATATTGATTGCACCGGCGTATTGCACCATCTGGGGGCGCCGGAACAGGGACTTGCCATTTTGACCCGTCTTTTGCGGCCGGGAGGGTATATGCGCCTGGCCCTATACAGCGAAAGAGGCCGTCAGGATGTGATTAAAGCGCGGGATTATATCGCAGCAGAAGGCTTCCCTGACAGCGCCGAGGGCGTACGGGATTTCCGCCAAGCGGTGCTGAGCTTGCCACCCGATCATCCGGTGGCCAAGGTTGCGCAGAATCAGGATTTTTACAGTATTAGCGGCCTGCATGATCTGGTCTTTAACGTCAATGAGAACCGCTACACGCCGCAGCAGCTTAAATTAATGCTGGAGCGCGCGGGCCTGATCTTTCTGGGCTTTGATCATATGGATCCGGCACTTTCTGGTCGCTATGCCACGGCCTACCCCGGCGATAAATTACAACGGGATTTAGGTAATTGGGATCGGTTTGATCAGGATAACCCCGATAGCTTTGGCTTTATGTATCATTTTTGGTGCCGGAAACCTGTGTCCTGA